From Chthonomonas sp., the proteins below share one genomic window:
- the pstA gene encoding phosphate ABC transporter permease PstA, with product MSLDLSASPWNQRRARREKAFKYLCFGSTLLAVLFLAILLVGIFAQGLPNLDFNFLTRNSSRHARNAGIYNALIGTVWIIGLTIAISVPVGIAAGVYLEEFGKKNRFTQFIQLNIANLASVPSIIYALLGLALFVRIFSLGRSIIAGALTMSLLILPMIIVTTQEALRAVPKSYREGSLALGSTPWQAVTKQVLPNAMPGILTGVILSVSRAIGETAPLVTMGAVFVNMPPKGIGDSFTALPLQIYNWSGSAKPGFQELAATGIIVLLAVLLTMNSVAIFLRNKYQR from the coding sequence ATGAGTCTGGACCTATCGGCCAGCCCGTGGAACCAACGTCGCGCGCGGCGCGAAAAGGCGTTTAAGTACCTGTGCTTTGGAAGCACGCTACTGGCGGTTTTGTTTCTTGCCATCTTGCTCGTGGGCATCTTCGCGCAAGGCTTGCCGAACCTTGACTTCAACTTTCTGACTCGCAATTCCTCGCGCCATGCGCGCAACGCGGGCATCTACAACGCGCTGATTGGGACGGTGTGGATCATCGGCCTGACCATCGCGATCTCGGTGCCGGTGGGCATCGCGGCCGGGGTTTATCTGGAGGAGTTTGGCAAGAAGAACCGCTTCACGCAGTTCATTCAGCTGAACATCGCCAACCTCGCGTCGGTGCCGTCCATCATCTACGCGTTGCTGGGGCTGGCGCTGTTTGTGCGCATCTTCTCGCTGGGGCGATCGATTATCGCGGGCGCGCTGACGATGAGTTTGCTCATCCTGCCGATGATCATCGTCACCACGCAGGAAGCTCTGCGCGCGGTGCCGAAATCGTATCGCGAGGGCTCGCTCGCCCTCGGCTCGACGCCTTGGCAAGCGGTGACCAAGCAAGTGCTGCCCAATGCCATGCCCGGTATTCTTACGGGGGTCATCCTTAGCGTGAGCCGCGCGATTGGCGAGACCGCGCCGCTGGTGACCATGGGCGCGGTGTTCGTCAACATGCCGCCGAAGGGCATCGGCGATAGTTTCACCGCATTGCCGTTGCAGATTTACAACTGGAGCGGGAGCGCCAAACCGGGATTTCAGGAGCTGGCCGCGACCGGAATTATCGTGTTGCTGGCGGTGCTGCTGACCATGAATTCGGTCGCGATTTTCCTGCGGAATAAGTATCAGCGGTAG
- a CDS encoding SGNH/GDSL hydrolase family protein gives MKVRSLVFISLALASVSAHAAFTRLVTLGDSLNDTGNVYGISGGAQPPAPYWNGRFSNGPIWVEGLANTLGLSATAAVGGGTNFAWGGAELNPNSPNSTLGTPNLGTQIQQIQLAGLTLSASDLVIVSGGGNDFFNGATNPVQVAGWLTGHMQSLYNLGARNFLVPNLPPLGFTPGYLGGANQAGANALSLGFNAALAGNLAAFRGANAGSTVLELNIQQLFQDVLANPAGYGFTNVTQNYIVNGAGANADQWLFFDNVHPTRAGHALVAQRAAQLVPEPSAGVVVAMGLALLARRRRVNVG, from the coding sequence ATGAAGGTTCGGTCTCTTGTTTTCATTTCGCTCGCGCTGGCTTCGGTTTCGGCGCATGCCGCGTTCACGCGCCTGGTTACCTTAGGCGATAGCCTCAACGATACGGGCAACGTCTATGGGATATCCGGCGGCGCGCAGCCTCCGGCTCCGTACTGGAACGGTCGCTTTAGCAATGGCCCCATTTGGGTGGAGGGCCTCGCCAACACGCTGGGTCTTAGCGCCACTGCGGCGGTCGGCGGCGGCACCAACTTTGCCTGGGGTGGTGCGGAGCTCAATCCAAACTCGCCCAACAGCACGCTGGGGACGCCGAACTTGGGCACCCAGATTCAGCAGATTCAGCTGGCCGGGCTCACGTTGAGCGCCAGCGATTTGGTGATTGTCAGCGGCGGCGGGAACGACTTTTTCAACGGCGCGACCAATCCGGTGCAGGTCGCGGGCTGGCTGACCGGCCATATGCAGAGCCTTTACAATCTGGGCGCACGAAACTTCTTGGTGCCGAATCTGCCGCCGCTCGGCTTTACGCCGGGATACCTGGGCGGGGCGAATCAGGCGGGCGCCAACGCGCTTTCGCTCGGGTTCAACGCCGCTCTGGCAGGCAACTTGGCCGCCTTCCGCGGAGCCAACGCGGGTTCAACGGTGCTGGAGCTCAACATTCAGCAGCTGTTCCAGGATGTGCTGGCGAATCCGGCGGGCTACGGGTTCACTAACGTGACGCAGAACTATATTGTCAATGGCGCGGGGGCGAATGCCGACCAGTGGCTATTTTTTGACAACGTGCACCCGACTCGGGCCGGGCACGCGCTGGTGGCGCAGCGCGCCGCGCAGTTGGTTCCCGAGCCCTCGGCGGGCGTGGTGGTGGCCATGGGTCTGGCGCTGCTGGCACGTCGTCGCCGCGTGAACGTTGGCTGA